In a genomic window of Littorina saxatilis isolate snail1 linkage group LG6, US_GU_Lsax_2.0, whole genome shotgun sequence:
- the LOC138967997 gene encoding toll-like receptor 4 codes for MASCTGQYMKHLPRLSPDVRGFMLFLGNLRHLTRSVLARLTNVQLRKINLRRCKIYLVQPEAFADFAHLEVLDLSGNPVPMPELRACLTGITSRSMHAVALTNMGLAFLPDDFFAVFVNMTFTKVDLQKNHLEAFNTAVFAPFRFIERLFLSENRIQEVNTSHEVSLEKLTLHGNLFREFPDFCRSQLFTKGKAEKSTT; via the exons ATGGCCAGTTGCACTGGACAATACATGAAGCACCTGCCCCGCCTCTCACCTGATGTCCGAGGATTCATGTTGTTTCTGGGTAACTTGCGCCATCTGACTCGCTCCGTGCTGGCCAGACTGACCAACGTCCAGCTGCGGAAAATAAACCTACGTCGCTGCAAGATCTACCTCGTCCAGCCCGAGGCCTTCGCGGACTTTGCCCACCTGGAGGTCCTGGACCTTAGCGGGAACCCCGTGCCCATGCCTGAGCTGCGTGCCTGCTTGACTGGCATCACCAGCAGGTCCATGCACGCCGTCGCTCTGACCAACATGGGACTCGCCTTCCTCCCCGACGACTTTTTCGCCGTGTTCGTCAACATGACATTCACGAAGGtcgatctacagaaaaaccatctGGAAGCCTTCAACACCGCGGTTTTCGCGCCTTTTCGGTTCATTGAAAGGCTGTTTCTGTCCGAGAACAGAATCCAGGAGGTGAACACGTCGCACGAAGTCAGTCTAGAGAAATTAACCCTACATGGAAATCTCTTTCGAGAGTTCCCAGATTTCTGTCGCAGTCAGCTGTTCACGAAAGGAAAAGCAGAGAAG TCAACCACATGA